The Chryseobacterium sp. LJ668 genome segment AGTCAGTTATTTAATGGCAAGACTTTGTTTAGCTAAAGCTTAACAAGATTTTTATCATCTTTAGATAATTGGCAATACGGTCATTTTCATACTTCAATAGAACATTACAACTTCGAACATTAAACACTAATTATACAGCATCAATATCAATGAATTAGTGTTTAATTTTATGGTTAACAAACAAGAAAATTCAGTAATTTTTAAACGATTAAAGTGGCTAAATGAGATATAACTAAGCGGTCTATCTCAACTTTCTTTTAAAAAAATAGTATCGATATAAAATCTTATCATACCAAATCGTAAAAAGTAGGGCTCCCGATGCAAATAGAAGTACTTTTATATAAAAGATTTGATAGAGCCATCCTCCTATCACACATCCACAAAAAAAGCAAAGTATGATCGAAAGCTTCAGAAAAATATTTTTTTTAAGTTGCTGATATTTTAGTTCTTCTTTAATGAAAAATATTTGAGAAAACTCTATCCCTAAATCCGTAAATAACCCTGTAAGATGTGTTGTCCTTACAACAGACTGCGAAACTCTGGTTACTAAAGAGTTTTGGATTCCCATTGCAAAAAGGAGTATGAATGCAACCATGTTTGGTGTCAGCTGAAGGTTTACTTGCTTGAAACCAGAAAGACCTATCAAAGAAATAAGCAAAATTTCGATTAATAGGGGAATCAGGTGCGGACGAATCTTTTTACGTTTTGATAAAAATTCAATAATAAAACTAGACGTAAAAGATCCTAAGAGAAAACAGAGAATGAAAAGTAAATAAACAAAAGCTGTTCGATATCTATTCAATAGTATTTCCTCAGAAAAAAAAGCAAAATGCCCAGTGACATTTGTCGTAAGAACATTTACTGACAACACTCCGGTAATATTAACAATACCTGCAACAAAAGAAAGAGCTGAGGCTAGTTTAAGATTGTGAAAATAAGTTCTGCTTTTACCTCTGTGATGAAACATCCTGTTAGGTTTAATCAATAAATTTATAGAACGCAATCAAATGAAGGTTCAAATTCCTCATTAAATTCATTCACTTACAATAGTATCGAAAATTATCCGTTTTCCTTTACTATTTGTGATAAGATTGAAATGAAAATTAAAACCAGTAAAAAACCTAATCTTAATGTAAATTGTTGGACATGGTTTTATAAAAAGACAATGATAACTAAGAGGTAATCCAATCCTAACTGAAATGTTTGCTAAAAAGCTTAAAATGCATCTGAAAAGACTAAACACATAAAGCTGACAATTTAAAAACTATATGGTTATTACTTCCTTTCTATAATAGCCCATGCTCAAGTTAGATCTTATCTTATTAAATACAAGGAGAGTTCTCTTTACATCCTCTAAAGTGTGAATAGCTGTGGGAATCAATCGTAACATAATTATTCCTTTCGGAACCACAGGATACATTACCAGAGAGCAGAATATTGCATGATTTTCACGTAAATCACTGACCAAGGCAGCAGCTTCATCTATAGATCCGTCAAGATATACAGGAGTTACCGGAGAATTGGTAGTACCTATGTCAAATCCTGCATCTTTCAATCCACTCTGAAGATTATTTGCAATAACCCATAGCTTTTCTCTAATTTCAGGTTTGGTGCGCATTAATTCTAAACGTTTTAAAGCACCAAATACCATTGGCATTGGCAATGATTTAGCAAATATCTGAGAACGCATGTTATATTTCAGGAATAGAATAGCTTCTTTCGTACTGGCGATAAAAGCACCAATACCAGCAAATGCTTTAGCAAATGTCCCAAAATAAAAGTCAATACCATCCTGAACATTTTGCTCTTCTCCAGTTCCTGCGCCACTTTTACCAAGACATCCAATACCATGAGCATCATCTACCAAAAGAGAAAAATTAAACTTGCCTTTTAAGGCGACAATTTCTTTTAGTTTTCCCTGGTCGCCTCGCATACCGAAAACGCCTTCGGTGATGACCAATATTGCTCCTTTTGTTTCTTTTATTATTTCCTTTGCACGCTCTAACTGTTTTTCACAATCTTTAATATCATTATGCTTGAAAACAAATCGTTTTCCGAGGTGAAGGCGTATTCCATCGATTATACAAGCATGCGATTCTGCATCATAAATGATCACATCTCTTCGATCTACCAGACAGTCGATTAAAGATACCATTCCCTGATAACCATAATTTAATAAAAATGCATCTTCTTTTTGAACATAATCTGCAATCTTCTCCTCAAACTCTTCATGCAAGGTAGTATTTCCGGTCATCATACGAGCTCCCATTGGATAAGCAAGACCATACAAACGAACTCCTTCATTATCGGCTTCTCTGACTTCGGGATGGTTGGCCAATCCTAGATAATTATTAAGACTCCATACTAATTTTTTCTTTCTATTAAAAAACATATTATTGCTGATCTGACCTTCAAGCCTGGGATACGCATAATATCCATGGGCATAATGAGCATGATCACCCAGTGGACCGAGACGTGTTTTTATTTTATCAATTATATTCATTTTTTTATGTTGTTTTCGATATTTTTTTATTCTGGATTTATATAGAAGAATTAATGAGGTTCGTTATAAATTACTTTTAAATCACCTTTTTCCAAAAATTCAGTAGTCCATCGTACGCGGTATTTTCTAAATCAAAACTTTTGGGAATCTCATCCCATTTACTCCAATATGTTACCAAACGTGTCCCTACGGGCGTTTCATCAAGCTGATTTCTGACATACTCTGAGTACTCATCATATAATTCTCTGTTTTTTTGTACTTCATCATCAATGGAGCATGTATGATCAATATTTTCGTAAAATGAATTAAAAAAATAAAATGCATCATAATCGGAAAAGGATATTTCCTTAATATTGGAATGAATAAAATTCACATTGTCAATATTATATTTGTCTGCAATTTTTTTTGAGATTTTTATTAGAGATTGTCTCTGCTCAACACCACAAAACCTTCCTGATGTCGAAGCAGCTCCTACCAAACAAAATTTACCGGCACCAGCACCTATGTCCAACACCTTACTATTTGAAGTTTCTGCTAAATAATGAGCTGCCATCTTTGCAACGGCAACTGGTGTCCAATGACGTTCTGCCAGTTCTTTTATACGAGGAGGATACAGCGAATTAAATTCGCTGTCTTTGACATCAATATTTAATTGTATATGTTTAAAAATCATAGTATTAATTTTAAATATTCTTCATGGGTTAATAATTCTTGTGTATAAATTTTAGCTGAAATACTCACTAACCAAAAATTATATGGATCTAGATTGACCTGTGATGGATGAGTATTTAAAAAAGTATTTAATGTTGTGATTTCGAATTCACAAGGCGCAACTAAAGAGAATGTTGCATTAGTTCCGTAAATCACTCCCCATGAAGCTGATTCCAACAATCTTTTTTCGTCGACATTCAATTCGATCAAGTCAATTTCTCCTATTTCTTTTTGAGCAAAATCAGTGATACCAATACAAAAATCACACAGCCCAATTTTCCTTAACCACAAATGGTTTTTAGTATAGTAGAGATTCTTAGGAATAATCATATTTCATTTGATAAAGTTTAGTTTACTTTGGTTGATAACACCACATAGTGTATTTCTGATCTTATGCGAATTTTATTATAAATCTCAATTCTGCTGATCATAAAAAAGCATCAACAGTATTTATTTCCATAAAGAAAAAAATCCCATTTCCAAACGAAGTGTATCTCTTGCCGCTAAACCGACAGGAACAATATGGTCGTCTTTTCCTGCTTTTAAAATGGCATCCCAAACATGTTCAGCATATTTATTTTCTACAAATATTTCAAACCCTCTTGCTCCTAGATAACCAGATGATGAGATCATCACTTTGGAAATACATGCTAATTCACCAATTTTGAATTTTGTGCAGTCAATGCCTTCCAAATAGATATCTGTCAGTTTCTGAAGAGTGTGCAAAGCTTTTGGACCTTGTACAATCATTAAAGTCATTGTATCCGTAACATTTGTTACTTCTGCATTTGGAATAGTATGTAAAAGAATCCAATCCATAACTTTCCGGATTTTTGAAGCATTAACCACCAAAAGATATCCCTTTTCACCAATACTATAAACCATCAAATCATCTATAATACCTTTGCTTTTGGACATGCAACTATAGTGTAATGTTCCGGCAGTAAGTTGTGGGGACTTATTCAAAGAAATCATTTGAACCAAGTCAAAAGCATCTTTTCCATGAATCAAAATCTTACCCATGTGTGATGCATCCAAAATACCAACACCTTTTTTTGTTGCCTCATCTTCCTGCTGTATTTCTGTATATTGAAGAGGCATTTGATAACCGGCAAATTCTATCATTTTTCCACCGAGGATGTGATGTATTGTATTAAGTGCCGTTTTCTTTATTTTTACCATCAGCAGACCGTCTTATAAACTTATTAAAACTGAATAGGAGTTTGATCGCAGCAACCACTCTACATCGAAAAGATTATTCATTTTTATTTTGGCAATCCAACCCTCACCGTACGGATCGGAATTTAATAATTGAGGATTGAAAGCTAATTTTGGATTCATCTCAATAATTTCACCGGCAATAGGCATAATAAGATCCGAGATTTTATTCACGGCCTCAATAGTTCCAAATATTTGTTCTTGTTTTATATTCTTTCCTAAAGTTTTAACTTTTACATAGATAATTCCTCCAAGTTCTTTCTGGGCAAAATCCGTGATTCCGACATATGCGGTATTACCTACAATTCTGATCCACTCATGATCTTCTGTATATAAGAGGTCTTTCGGAATTATCGTATCAACACTGTTTTTTTTCATAAAAAATAACACACTCATTATTGTTCTTTTGATATTTAACCATATCATTTTTTTGTTTATTCAGTTTTTTCAACCAATCTTCGTAACATTTGTGTCAATCACAGGACCTCCCTGCATTATTTGTTCGTTGGCAAATGACTCAAAGGATGTAAAGTTCAATCTAAATTGGGCTGCAAGATTAAGGGCTGTTTCATCATATGCAGATTTATCATCCCATGTATTTTTGGGATTTAATATTTCAGAAGGTACCCCGTCACATTCTATGGGTATCTTCAATCCAAATACAGCATCACGCACAAAATCTATATCTTCTAATTTTTTTTCTAATACTGCCGCAATCATAGCTCTGGTGTAGGAAAGTTTAATACGTTCTCCTGTTCCGTAAGATCCTCCAGACCATCCTGTATTAATCAACCAGACTTTTACTTTATTTTCTATCAATTTTTTTCCTAACAATTCAGCATAGGTTGTTGGATGCAATGGTAAAAAGGGTTTTCCAAAACATGCAGAAAAAGTGGTCTGGGGTTCTGTAATTCCTGCTTCGGTTCCTGCTACCTTTGCAGTATATCCAGAAATAAAATGATACATCGCTTGACCAACAGTCAATTTTGAAATGGGAGGAAGTACACCAAAAGCATCACAGGTCAAAAAGAAAATATTTTCCGGTACTCCACCAACAGATGGATGTACTGCATTGTCAATAAAATCAATAGGATAAGCTGCTCTTGTATTTTCAGTTACAGAAATATTATCGTAATCAACGATATCTGTTCCGTCAACAAAACGCACATTTTCAAGCAAAGTTCCAAAACGGATAGCAGAAAAAATTTGGGGTTCTCTCTCTTCGCTCAGATTAACACATTTCGCATAACAGCCGCCTTCAAAATTAAAGACATTCTGATCGTCCCATCCATGTTCATCATCGCCAATTAGTTTTCTGGACGGATCTGCGGAAAGTGTAGTTTTACCTGTTCCTGAAAGTCCAAAAAATACAGATGTATCTCCTTGTACACCAATATTAGCCGAACAATGCATCGAGAGCACATTCTTTTCATAAGGAAGTATGTAATTTAAAACCGTAAAAATTCCTTTTTTGATTTCTCCGGTGTAGGCACTTCCTCCAATAAGAATGATCTTTTTTGAAAAATTAATGACTGTGAAATTATGCTGGCGTGTTTTGTCTACTTCCGGAACAGCTCTAAATTCAGGAGCTACTAATATAAGCCATTCGTGGTGAAAGGTTTCTAGTTCTTTGTCAGTCGGTCTTAAAAATAGATTATTAACAAATAAACTCTGCCATGGTTTTTCGGTAACAACCCTGATGTTTAATTGATACTCAGATTTTGCGCAGGCATAGGCATCTTTCACATAAATATCTCTGGCAGAAAGATGGGCAGCAACACTGCTGTATAATCTGTCGAAATCTTCGGGAAGAAACGGATGGTTAACCTCCCCCCACCAAATGGAATCTGTGGTATTCTCATCCTTCACAATATATTTATCCTTAGGTGAGCGTCCCGTAAATTCACCGGTATCACAAGCCAATGCTCCTGAACGGGTGATGACACCCTGGCTTTTCTTTAGCGTCTGGGCTATTAGTTGAGACACTGATAAATTCCAGTAGACTTCCTTTGTATTGTTAATCCCCAGATCTTTTAACTGCTCTAAATATTCCATATCAAAATCAATTTATTATTACTGTAAAATTAGGCTGTTTAATACCAGAATAGAATGACCCACGTGGCAATGAAATTTGATTTAAATCAAATTTTCGCTTAATTAAAAATAGGTTAGATTTGTACTAGATTATGATCTCGAAATTCATTTTTAACAACCAATATCTATTTGAAGAGCTTCCGGAGGGTGATAAAGACATGTTTACTCAAGTAATGCATCAAAAAAATTACCGAAAAGACGAAGCAATATTTACTGATGGTACAATGCCCAATGGCGTTTTCTATTTGAAATCAGGTAAAGTAAAAAAATATAAGGTTGATAATGACGGTAGAGAACAGATCATTTATATCTACAATGCAGGAGAGTTTTTCGGATATTCGGCCATCTTAAGTGAAGAGTCTTATGGCGATACTACACAAACTCTTGAAAACTCTGTGATTTCTTTTATTTCAAAGGATGATTTCCTTTCTTTACTTACTAAATCCGCCGTATTTTCTAGGTTACTTTTAAAATGCCTGAGTCACGAGTTTAGTGTTATGGCAAATTTAATGACCGTTCTCTCTCAAAGAACTGTTCGGGAACGAGTAGCCTTAAGTCTGCTTATTTTGCATGATAAGTACAAAATAAACAGCTCAGATGATGCTACTGTGTTTATTACATTGTCCCGTTCCGATTTAGCCAATATGGCTGGTACCGCAAGTGAAACGTTGGCACGTATACTTCATGGTTTTAAACAGGAAAAACTAATTATGATGGAAGGACGTAAAATACAATTATTAGATTTTAAATTGTTAACTCAAATAGCAAATCTCATGTAAATGACAGTAGTATTTAAGATACTAAAAAAATTAATGCGGTAATTTTTCCCTTACATATCCATACACCCAAGTTCCAAAAATTGCACTCACCAAAGTGATGATTACTGCAAATGCACCTGTCCCGATTTGTGCAAAAAGAGGTCCCGGACATGCTCCTGTGATTGCCCAGCCAAAGCCAAAAATCAAACCACCATAAATTTGCCCTTTATTGAATTTTTTAGGAGCTATTGAAATGGTTTCTCCATCAATGGTTTTTATCCTGAATTTTTTAATGAGTAAAACAGAAATCATTCCGATGACAACTGCGCTTCCGATAACGCCATACATATGAAAGGACTGCAGCCTGAACATCTCCTGAATTCTGAACCAACTGATAATTTCAGCTTTTACAAAAACAATTCCGAATAAAACACCCACGATGAGGAATTTTAAATTATCATACCATTTTTCTTTTTTCATTATTAAATAAATTTAGAGTGAAAGAATTATCGGCAAAATAACATTTGCCATGAAAAAACCACCGATCATAAAGCAGATCGTTGCTATTAAGGATGGCCATTGAAGATTTGAAAGTCCCATGATGGCGTGTCCGCTTGTGCAACCTCCGGCATATCGTGTTCCGAAACCGACTAGAAATCCACCAGCGACCATCAGGATAAAGCCCTTAATTGTCAACAAACTTTCAAAATTCATCAGCTGTGTAGGAACAAGATTGCTGTAATCTGTGATTCCATAGGTTGCCAATTCTGCTTTAAGTTTTGGATTAACAACAATGTCTCCCGGATTCACAAGAAAATAAGCGGCAATCATCCCTCCAAAGAAAATACCCATCACAAAAAATAAATTCCAGGATTCTTTTTTCCAATCATATTTGAAAAAACTAACATTTGCGGGAATACACGCTGCACAAATGTGCCGTAATGATGAACTGATTCCGAAAGATTTATTTCCTAAAATCAGAAGTGTAGGAACCGTGAGTCCAATCAAAGGGCCAGCAACATACCATGGCCAAGGTTCTTTTATGATTTCTAACATGAATTTTATTTTTTATTATTTAATTGAGTTTAAAACTTTTGTTTGACAAACAAAATCGCTTATGGGAACATCAGTCTGTGCGATTGCATTAAAGCCGCCTTCAATTTCAGTGAAATTTCTGAAACCTCTAGCCTGAAGAATACTTGCAGCCATCATACTTCGGTAACCGCCTGCGCAGTGAAGATAAAAATGTTCGCTCGGTTCAATATGATTCATCCAATTATTGATGTACGCTAAAGGTTTACTGTAAGCATTATCTACATGTTCTGCTAAGTATTCACTGTCTTTTCTAACATCAATGACTGTCACATTTTTATCCCTGATTTCATCTTCAAATTGTTTGGCAGAAATACGATGAACCCTATCTATCTCCTTGCCTGTCTTTTTCCAGGAAGTGAAACCACCTTTCAGAAAACCTAAAATATGATCAAACCCTACTCTGCTTAATCGTGTAACCGTTTCTTCTTCATTATTTTCATCGGTAACCAGTAAAATCGGTTGTTTGACATCAGCAATCAAAGCACCTACCCAAGGTGCAAAATCTCCGTCTAATCCAATGTTAATCGATTGAGGAATATAACCTTTTGCAAAATCGTCATTATTTCTGACATCAAGAATCAAAGCACCGAAAAATTCCACAGTTTCCTCAAATTCTTCGGGAGAAAGCGCATGAAGACCTTTAGATAAAACTTCATCAAAACTGTCATACCCTTTTTTATTCATCGCAACATTCATCCCGAAATAGGCTGGTGGCGGAAGAAGACCTTCTGTAACCGCTTTTATAAAGCTTGTTTTGTCATTTTGATTCAGAGCATAATTGGTCTTCTTTTGATTTTCCAACGTATCAACTGTTTCTTTCTGCATATTTTTTCCGCAGGCAGAACCAGCTCCGTGGGCGGGATAAACAATAATTTCATCATCCAAAGGCAGAATTTTTTGATATAAACTATCGTAAAGAAGTCCGGCAAGTTCTTCCTGAGTCATATGTGCAGCTTTCTGGGCCAAATCTGGACGACCAACATCACCTAAAAACAACGTATCTCCACTGAAAAGAGCTTTTTCATTTCCTTTTTCGTCGATTAATAAAAAGGAAGAGCTTTCCATCGTATGTCCGGGCGTATGTAAAATTTTAATTTTTACTGCTCCAATTTCAAAAATCTGACTGTCTTCCGCTATAATCGCATCAAACTCAGGTTTTGCTGTTGGTCCGTACACAATCAGCGCACCTGTTTTTTTACTTAAATCAACGTGACCACTTACAAAATCTGCGTGAAAATGGGTCTCAAAAATGTATTTTAATTTCACTTTATCTTTTTGTAGTCTCTCGATGTACGGCTGAGTTTCTCTTAATGGATCAATGATTGCAGCTTCGCCATCAGATACGATGTAGTATGCTCCTTGAGCCAAACATCCCGTATAAATTTGTTCTATTTTCATTTTTTAATATTTTATTTATTACAAAGGTCCTTTTATAATTTTTATTCTACAGCCACTTTAGTTACACAACGTCTTTTAGAGAAAAAGTTCTTTAATAAGGATATAAATACCCATGATCAGAACAAACCATCCGAAGGCAGGCTTTAATTTTTTACCATCAATTTTCTTAGATATTTGTGAACCGATGATGATTCCCAGTATGGCGACTGCAGAAATGGTTGCCAATAAATGCCATTCAATTCTGACGCTATTCATTGATGAAAAAAATCCAACAAGAGAATTTAACGAGATGATCACGAGAGAAGTTCCTATCGCCACTTTCATCGGTTTCCTCAATAGATTGACCAATGCCGGAATAATCATAAATCCACCTCCGGCTCCGACCAGACCTGTTAAAATTCCTACAACAGAACCTTCTCCAGCTACTAAAAGTGTATTGGTTTTAGCTGAATAATTTGTTGTTTTCATTACCGTGCTTTTATGAATCATTTTATAAGAAGCAACAATCATTAATCCAGCAAAAATCACCAGAATAAAAATATCTTTGGTAAACGTTAAACTTCCAATTTTAAAAACTTTATCAGGAAGTAAAAGAAGAAGAAAATTGCGGGTAAGGAAAATGGAAACAATTGATGGTATACCAAAAATAAAAGCAGTTCTAAGATGAACCAGCCCTTTTTTAAAATAAGAAAACGAGCCAACCATACTGGTTACTCCGACAATAAACAGAGAATATTCTGTTGCTAAAAAAACATCAATACCAAAGAAGTAAACTAAAACTGGAACAGTGAGAATGCTCCCACCACCACCTATTAATCCCAATGAAATGCCTATAAAAACAGATGCTATGTATCCAAAAATTTCCATTTTTTCAATTTTATAATACAAAAATCGAAATACTGGTCTATTTGCACAGCTACTTTTGTTACACAACAAAAATTAATGAGTCATAATTTTTAGCAAGTTGTTAGAATGAAGTTTGATGAAATTTTTAGATAGAATCTGAAAGCGTGATTTTATTTCTTCCCAACTTTAGTTTGCCTGAATCTTCCAATTGTTTCAGAAGTCTTGAGACTACTACTCTAGCTGTCCCAAGCTCATTGGCAAGTTGCTCGTGTGTCGTGATAATTGTTTTGGATTGAGACATTTCAGATTTTATATTGAGTAAATTCAATAACCTTTCGTCCACTTTTTTGAATGCAATAGCATTGATGATATCGAGTAATTCTTCGAAACGTTTATGATAGAGCCTGAAAATGTAATCCAGCCATTCGGGATATTCTTTGATAAAAAGAAAAACTTTCTCCATTGGCAAAAATAGAATTTCAGTGTCTTCTTCTACTTCAGCTTTTACAATGCTTTTTTCATTGTGCATTCCACCAAGGAAGGACATGATACAGCTTTCACCAGCTTTGATGTAGTATAATAAAATTTCTCTACCATCTTCCTCGGTACGGATTACCTTTATTAAGCCTTTCATCACAATCGGTATCGAGCGTATGGACGCATTTTCATCCAGAATGATATCTCCTTCGTGGTAGATTTTCCTAACTCCGTTTTGATTAAGTTGATCGATTAAATCCGAAGAAGAACTGAACTCAGAAGATAAAGCAGTATTATTCATTTCTAATAATGTTTTACCAATATACGACTAATTAGGAACACATCATTACAATCTTCCTCTAACATCAGGTACTAAAGGACTTTACAGTTCTTCACAGCAATAGTACAGAAATAATCATTATGTATCATTAACTCCAAAAGCCAACTAATCAACTGCTGAGGCTATTATAAATCTATTTATTCATTACTCACACATCATGTTTTAGATATCAATTAAACATTTATCAAAATCAACCGATAAAAAGGCAGCTAATGTATAGCGGCCAGCCTGTTCTTTTGCCAGCCAAAAGACTACGGCATAAACGGTTTCCTCCCTTAAGGTACCCTCCAATTATTCCGTTTCCTTTTGGCTTTTCCCTTTGCCCGCTAAGATTATCTGCTTTCTTTTTTCCGGTTTTTCTTTTGAAAAATATTCAGCGAAGCCCTAGGGGCTTTCATAGAAAGGACGGTGAAGAGATGGTGAACAAATCAAAATAAACAATCTTACAAACGACGATTATGAACATTATCGGAAGACTGACAAAGGATGCGGAAGTACGCAACTTGTCCAATCAAAAGCAGGTAGTTAATTTCTCAATTGCTACAAATGACAACTATCGCAACAAAAAAGGCGAACGAATCGAACAGACTACCTTCTTTGACTGCGCCTATTGGATCTCTCCGAAAGTTGCTGACTTTTTAACGAAGGGCACTTTGGTAGAATTAAGCGGAAGAGCTTACCCATCAGCATGGATAGGAAAAGATGGTGAACCTCATGCAGGCTTGAATTTCCATACTTCGCAAATTAAGGTACACAGCAGTAGCAAAATAATTCAACCGAATACTGCCGAATCAACGAAGTCAGATAAAAAAGGAACATCAAAATCTCAGTCAAATAACAGCGATAAGGATGATGACCTACCCTTTTAATAGTACCAAATTATTTTTAAATATCTAAACAATTTTATCATGGCACACCAATTAAACTTCAATAGCAGGACGGGAAAATATTCATTTTTCAGCGTGAAGGAAAAAGCATGGCACAATTTGGGGCAAATCGTAGAAGATTACCCGAAAAGCGAAGAAGCAATACAATTTGCAGGTCTTGATTACGAAGTGGCAAAATCACCACTTTTTACCAAAGGCTCTGGAATTATAGAAAATGACGATAGTATCGAAATGATGAATTCCGAATTGG includes the following:
- a CDS encoding single-stranded DNA-binding protein, whose protein sequence is MNIIGRLTKDAEVRNLSNQKQVVNFSIATNDNYRNKKGERIEQTTFFDCAYWISPKVADFLTKGTLVELSGRAYPSAWIGKDGEPHAGLNFHTSQIKVHSSSKIIQPNTAESTKSDKKGTSKSQSNNSDKDDDLPF
- a CDS encoding Crp/Fnr family transcriptional regulator, which gives rise to MNNTALSSEFSSSSDLIDQLNQNGVRKIYHEGDIILDENASIRSIPIVMKGLIKVIRTEEDGREILLYYIKAGESCIMSFLGGMHNEKSIVKAEVEEDTEILFLPMEKVFLFIKEYPEWLDYIFRLYHKRFEELLDIINAIAFKKVDERLLNLLNIKSEMSQSKTIITTHEQLANELGTARVVVSRLLKQLEDSGKLKLGRNKITLSDSI
- a CDS encoding MBL fold metallo-hydrolase produces the protein MKIEQIYTGCLAQGAYYIVSDGEAAIIDPLRETQPYIERLQKDKVKLKYIFETHFHADFVSGHVDLSKKTGALIVYGPTAKPEFDAIIAEDSQIFEIGAVKIKILHTPGHTMESSSFLLIDEKGNEKALFSGDTLFLGDVGRPDLAQKAAHMTQEELAGLLYDSLYQKILPLDDEIIVYPAHGAGSACGKNMQKETVDTLENQKKTNYALNQNDKTSFIKAVTEGLLPPPAYFGMNVAMNKKGYDSFDEVLSKGLHALSPEEFEETVEFFGALILDVRNNDDFAKGYIPQSINIGLDGDFAPWVGALIADVKQPILLVTDENNEEETVTRLSRVGFDHILGFLKGGFTSWKKTGKEIDRVHRISAKQFEDEIRDKNVTVIDVRKDSEYLAEHVDNAYSKPLAYINNWMNHIEPSEHFYLHCAGGYRSMMAASILQARGFRNFTEIEGGFNAIAQTDVPISDFVCQTKVLNSIK
- a CDS encoding sulfite exporter TauE/SafE family protein, with the protein product MEIFGYIASVFIGISLGLIGGGGSILTVPVLVYFFGIDVFLATEYSLFIVGVTSMVGSFSYFKKGLVHLRTAFIFGIPSIVSIFLTRNFLLLLLPDKVFKIGSLTFTKDIFILVIFAGLMIVASYKMIHKSTVMKTTNYSAKTNTLLVAGEGSVVGILTGLVGAGGGFMIIPALVNLLRKPMKVAIGTSLVIISLNSLVGFFSSMNSVRIEWHLLATISAVAILGIIIGSQISKKIDGKKLKPAFGWFVLIMGIYILIKELFL